In a genomic window of Flavobacterium crassostreae:
- the phoU gene encoding phosphate signaling complex protein PhoU gives MATHLDLELEKLKNIIIKIENLADSQVSEAIKSLLFEPVSESKELRKTETKIDKLDLKIDSICQNVFALQQPVASDLRFIMSAMQISNEIERIGDLSLSIIKLTKSIKEKHELITKFDVEAIAREVGEITVKTNLCFENLDALLIEEIFNYNTSIKQKSEEAIDNIIAEMKDNSKTVVSGTYLILALKDIQRISDHCTNIAESVYFIINAKTIKHEKSSDKK, from the coding sequence ATGGCAACACACTTAGATCTTGAGCTCGAAAAGCTTAAAAATATCATTATAAAAATAGAAAACTTAGCAGATTCACAAGTTAGTGAAGCTATTAAGTCCTTGCTTTTTGAACCTGTTTCAGAGAGTAAAGAATTAAGGAAAACAGAAACTAAAATTGATAAGTTAGATCTTAAGATAGATAGTATTTGTCAGAATGTTTTTGCTTTGCAACAACCCGTTGCTTCAGATTTACGGTTTATCATGTCGGCCATGCAAATCAGCAATGAGATTGAAAGAATAGGGGATTTATCTTTAAGTATTATCAAACTGACCAAAAGCATCAAAGAAAAACATGAATTAATAACTAAATTTGATGTGGAGGCAATTGCCAGAGAAGTGGGCGAGATTACGGTGAAAACCAATCTTTGTTTTGAAAATTTAGATGCGTTATTAATTGAAGAAATTTTTAATTACAATACCAGTATCAAGCAGAAAAGCGAAGAGGCAATTGATAACATTATTGCTGAGATGAAAGATAATTCTAAAACTGTAGTGTCTGGGACGTATTTAATACTGGCTCTTAAGGATATCCAGCGTATATCGGATCATTGTACCAATATTGCAGAATCGGTTTATTTTATTATAAATGCCAAAACGATCAAACACGAGAAATCTTCGGACAAAAAATAA